CCGCCAAAACTCTTGGACAACCCGCGCACCTCAAGCACATTCATGCCGCCCACCTCTTCATCTGACTGAAAATATCCCGGGGGGTGCGGGGGGCTGGCCCCCGCTCCTGTTCCGGCCACATGCGCCAACCTCGGCCATCATACCGCGTCCTCCGCGTCCCGCCGCAGGCCCAGCTTGCGCAACAAGCGCTCCACACCCCCGGCAACCCCATCCGGCGCCACCAGCACAACAATCAAAATGATCGCGCCAAAGATAAAGCGCCAGTAATCCAGCCGGCTCACCCAATCCTCGATCAACACAAACGCGCCTGCGCCGAAAATCGGTCCTGCCAAGGCATGTATCCCGCCCAATAGCACCATGATAAGCCCGTCAACCGACTGGCTGATCCCCAACGCATCGGGAAACACCGACCCTTTTGAAAACGCAAATACCGACCCCGCGACCCCGGCCACGGCGCCTGCCAGTGTAAAGCCCATCCACTGATGAAGCTTCACATCCATGCCAATCGCCTCGGCCCTCACATCGCTGTCGCGTATCCCGCGCAAGCCATAGCCAAAGGGCGAATGCGCCACCCGCCGCAGGAACAGAATGCCGCCGATACACAGCACGAAAGCGATATAGAAAAACACCTGATCCGACTCGGCCCATTTTGCGGGCCACACGCCCAGAATGCCATCATCCCCGCCGGTAAACTCCTGCCATTGAAAGGTGACCCCCCATAGGATTTGCGCCGCCGCCAGCGTCAACATGGCAAGGTATACGCCCGACAGGCGCACACAGAACCAACCAAAGAACAGCGCCGCCGCCGCCGCCGCAACCGGCCCCATGATCATCGCCGGCACCATCGAAAACCCTAGGAATTTTACCGCCATCGCCGCGCCATAGGCGCCCACGCCGAAATACGCGGCATGGCCAAAACTCACCATGCCCCCCAACCCCATCATGAAATGCAGCGACACCGCGAACAAAGTCGCCACCATCACATCAACCAGCAAAATGGTCGAAAACTCGCTCACCACCGCCGGAGACAGCGCCAAAGCAAAGATCAACGCCATCAAAACCATCGCCGCACGTGGCGACAACAGGCGCAAAGGCGCTTCCGGGTCTTCGGGGCTGCCGTGTTCGCTGCCCGGCTTACCGAACAACCCATAGGGGCGCACGATCAATACCGCCGCCATCACGATAAACGGCAACACGATCGAGATTTGCGGGAAAATCAGGATGGCAAACGCATTCAGAACCGAGATCAAGATCGCCGCCACAAACGCGCCGCTGACTGACCCCATGCCGCCGATCACCACCACCACAAAGGCCTCGCCAATCACCGACAAATCCATCTGAAGGCTCACGGCCTCTCGCGGAATTTGCAACGCGCCGCCAAGGCCCGCCAAAGCAGCGCCCAGCATGAAGACGCCCGAAAACAGCCAGGCCTGATTCACGCCCAGCGCGTCTACCATCTCGCGGTCTTGCGTGGCTGCACGCACTAAAACACCCCAGCGCGTGCGCTTGAACAACAGCCATATCGCGCCCAAAACAACCGGCCCGATAAAGATCAAGGCCAAGTCATACTCCGGTATCGGCTCGCCCAATATGCGCACCGCCCGGTCCAACCCCGGCGCACGCGGGCCCAGAAGGTCCTCGGCACCCCAAATCGCCAGCGTCGCATCCTGAAAGATCAGCACCACACCAAAGGTCGCAACCAGCTGGAACAGCTCCGGCGCGTGGTAAATCCGGCGCAGGATCGTCACCTCGATGATCAAGCCGACCACCCCGACAATCACCGCCGCCGCCAGCACCGAAAACCAGAAGCCAAAGATGCCGCCCTGCATCGTCGTCACCAGCGTATAGGCGATATATGCGCCCACCATATAAAACGAACCGTGGGCAAAGTTGACGATCCGGGTGACCCCGAAAATGATCGACAGCCCGCAGGCGATCAAAAACAAAGACGAGGCATTCGCCAGCCCGGTCAGCAGTTGTGCGATGTAAAATCCCATGGGTCAGTCCTGTCCGCTCGCATCCCCGTCCCGAGCTTCCGCCGGGACCTCTTGCCTCGCTACGGGCGGCCCCGGATCAAATCCGGGGCGCGTCCCACATTTTTCATAAACGCTACGCGATCATTCAGCCGGGCGAAGCTTCATCGCTTCTTCTTCGCTCGGGAGATAATCCGCACCATCTGCATAGGCCCAGTCAACCATCATGCCCTTGCCATCCTTGTTGGCAGTCAGGCCCACATAAGCCCCCATGGTTGATTGATGATCCGCCGCGCGGAACATGAACGGACCAGTCGGGCTCGTCGGGATCTCAAGCCCCTCCATCGCCATCCGCAACGCCTCGGTCTCGGTCGATCCGGCCTTTTCCAAAGCCGCCTTGATCGCCAGAACCGAGTTATAGCCCACGATCGAACCGGTCTTAGGGATCTCGCCCCAACGCGCTTCATAGGCGGTGCGGAACGCTTTATGCGCTTCGGTGTCGATTTGCGCCGCCGGATAGCCGGTCACGATCCAACCTTCTGGCGCTTCGGCCCCCAGCGGATCAAGGTATTCCGGCTCCCCACTCAAAAGCGACACAACCGAGCGTCCCTCAAACAGGAACCGCAAGCTGCCTTCACGCACAAACTTGGCAAGGTCGCCGCCAAAGGTCACGTTATAGATCGCATCCGGCTTGGCCGCTTCCAGCGCCCGAACCGTTGACCCGGCATCAATCTTGAACACCGGCGGCCATTGCTCGGCCACGAATTCAACATCGGGCTGCAGTTTGGTCAGCTCTTCCTTGAACGCCTTCACCGCGTCCTTGCCATAGGCATAGTTGGGCGCAACCGTGGCCCATTTCTTCTTACCCAGCTTGGCCGCCTGCTCGGCCAACATCGCCGCCTGCATGTGCGTCGAAGGCCGCAAGCGATAGGTGTATTTGTTGCCCTTGGACCAAACGAGCGCATCGCTCAAAGGTTCCGAGGCCATGAACAGAACCTCTTTCTGCTTGGCAAAATCCGCCACCGCGAGGCCAATGTTGGACAGGAACGTGCCAAACAACATCACCGCCCCCTCTTTCGAGGTCAGCTCCTCGGCAATTCGGATCGCCGTCGCCGGATCGCCGGTGTCGTCGCGGCTGATGATCTCCAACATCTTGCCGTTAACACCACCTGCGGCGTTGATCTCTTCCATCGCCAGCATCCAACCCTTCTTGTAGGGCTCGGTAAAGGCGGGCAAACGGGTATAGGAATTGATCTCACCGATCACGATCTTGTCCTGCGCCTGTACCGCACCAGACATCAAGCCCAGCATCGGCAGCGCCGCAAGAGCACCTAGCAATTTGCGTTTCGTCAGTCTCATGTCACATCTCCCTGTGATCTGTCAGTCTATTGTAATCTTTTGTTTTTCTTCGGACTTTTGCCAGCCCGCTTTTTCTTTCCAACGTCGTCGCGCGGCATCTGCGACGGGTCTTGTCTTCTTCTGGCTTTGTCTTTTGCCGCTAGCCAAACCGGCTCGTTCATCGTTCCTTAAATACGGGCGCCGCGGGCATCGCCCCGGCACTTGCTCCACCCAGCCTCAAAAAATTTGCAGTCGGCGCAAACCGGAAGGGGCACTATGGCAACGCATGCTCATCTCAAGCCGTCTTTGCCCTCCGCGTCCTTCGCTTCCAACCCGCCCACGCGCGGCAATGGCCGCCCGCTATCGGTCACAGCCACGGCCACCATGATCTCATTCGCGCGCGGCGCATCGTTCAGCATCACTTCGATCCCGTCAAAATGACTGCGCACATAGGCGGCATCCTTGTGGCCCAACGGCACATCCAGAACCTGCCCGGGGCTGCCCATCTTCTTGGACGACGGCACAAGGGCCGCGCCCTTCTCAACCGCCTGTCGCAAAGGTGCGCCCAACTTGGGGTGCAAGATCGCGGCGGCATGTTCCAACTCACCGTTCTCTCCCACCATGGCCGATTTGCCATAGGATTCCGCCGCCTCCGGCGCGATCCCAAGCGCTGCGACACAGCGTTCCCCCAACACGCCACCCAACTCGGCACCGATCTCCATCAGCGGGCTCAGGTCCTCGACATATTTTCCGGCGAACGGGTTGGCGATCACCGCCACTGCCACCGCTTTGCGTGTCGCCGGTGAAATCTCGCGCCCCATCTCGCGGCGGGTCTCTTCAACCGTAACAACCAGTTTGCGAATTTCTGCGCTCATCTCAGCCCATCCTCTCCGGTAATATCTGCCGCCGCCAATCCACCGGCGCGGTTATGCACCCGTGCGCCGTTGGTCATCACCAGGATCAACGCCATTTCATCCGCTTTGGGCGCATCATTGCAACCCACTTCGATTGAATCAAAATGCGAGCGTACATAAGACGCCGTGACATGGGTCACCGGCACGTCAAGCCGCGCGCCAACGCCGCCGACTTTCTTGGTCGACGGCACAATCGCTTTTGAGCGGTCCGCCCCAAGCAATTCACGCATCGCATAGCCGCCCGGCGCATGCCAAAGCGCGCCGTGCTCGACCTCTCCGGCACTGCCGACAATCGCGCCCTTGCCATATCCTTCGACGTTTTCCGCGCCACCAAGAAGCGCGATCAACCGGCCCGCCATCTGAACACCCAGCGGCTTCAACTCTTCCATAAAGGGCTGAATATCCGGCACATAGCTCCCCGCAAACGGGTTGGTGATCACCGCCATGGCCCAGGCCCGGCGATACGGCACCTCCACAGGCGCGCCGCCCTCGTGCCAGATTTCCTCAAGGCCTTCGATGGTTTTTCTGACCACAAGCTCAGACATGTTCAACTTTCCTTTGTTCCGTTCTGGCAATCTGTCCAACGATCCGCGTCTGCCCTCTGAGGAACAGCGCCGCCGCGCCGATCAATCCTTGCCGCTGCATATCTTCGGCCAGTTTTGCGCCACGCGCCAGTGCCCGTGTCACCTCTTCGCGATCCAGCGCGCCGACATGCGCCACAACCCGGCGCTCTCCCAAGTCGCTGTCGTCCTGCAACGCCTCGGCCGCAACGCGCTTTATGGCGCTATGTCCGGGCAAATCCACTGCATTGGCAATAAGCGTCGCCGCCACATCCGCCGCGGCCGCATCCTTCGCCAACACCGTGACACTCTCGGCGATCCCGAACGACAGGCTTCGTCCGCCTTGTCCGCTCGTGGCCACACCGCCGATCCCATCACGCGCGCCGATCTCCACCGCGCCCAATCCCGTTCCGTCAAGCCCTGCGATGGCAAGGCGAAACACCTCACCCCGAACAAGGTAAAGTGCGATATCACCCCCATTGTTGACATAGGCCCGGTGCAGGCCCGGCACCTCCGTCATCGCAGCCAAAACATGATCCGCCACCGATCCGGCCACGGCTGCCATAGGCGTGACAAATCCCCGATGGCACGCGACCGCCTCGACCATCCGCTCGGCCACCGGGCTGTTCAGCCCCAAGGGCGGGCGGACACCATACCACCCGTCACGCTTCAGGCGATCCAACACCGCCACCAGCCCTTCCAACACCCCATCAAACGCCGCAAGAGCCGCTCCATAAGCCGCATCCCGTGCGCCCTTGGCCCCGATAATCAGGTCAATGGGCCCGTGCTGCACATGCAGGCGCCCGTCCGGCAATATCGCGTGGTGAAATGTCAACGGCTACCCCAGCGATAATGCGCGCGCGCATTCGGATCATGCCCCGGCTCTGCCGGGCCAACCCGGCGCACCGTGTCGCCAACCACCGTGTCGACTGCGCGAATTTCTTCCATATGCCCGCCCAGCGCCTCATAATCGCTCACGCGCATGGTGAATTCGATCGGCGCGACAATCGCCGGCGTTGGCACGTAACCAAATGAATTCGTTGGCATCTCCATGACATCCGCCATCACCGTGATACCACCGCCCGGCCAGAGATAGGCTTCCGCCCCGCCACAGCTCACCCGTGCTAGAGATCGCGAACCGACCGCGTCAATCGAACCGGATTTTCGGTCACACCGGCGCGCAAACTGCCGCCCGCGCCGCCCATGAACAGCACCGAACACACCGATGGCTCGCAATTCTCGGCAATCCGCTCGGCGCTGGCCTTAACGGCTTCCGGCGCCTCTTTCGGTTGCGGCTTCAACTCACTGTCCAGCTCGAAATAGGCCCATTGCTCACCCGTGGTCGACACCATGAACAGCCGCAGCCCTTCCCACGCCTGCCCCGGCTTCCAGTCACCCAGAATTTTCAGCGGATCATCAATATCCGTCCCGCCCCAGCCCAGCCCCGGCTCGGCAACTTGGAAATAGCGCCCCGGAGTCGAGCGGCGACCGTTGATTTTGATCCCCGTCGGCGGAACGCCCAAAACCTGCCCGGCTTGGTGTTCGCTCAATACGCCGGTGATATGGTCATCAACCACGACCACCTCGTCGACAATGTCACGCCACTGCTTGGCGAACATCCCAATCGCTGCCGAGCCACAGCCAACCCGCATCAGCGTCTCGCGCTGGCCGTTGATGATCGGCGCCTCTCCGGCTTGCACAATCGCTTCCGTGGCGTGCTCGCCCTCGCCAATCACCATCGTGACGGCCTCGCGATTGCACAGCTGCATCAGCGCGTCACAGGTCACGCGCCCCTCTTTCTTGGACCCGCCGGTCAAATGCTCGACCCCGCCAAGGCTCAACATTTTCGAGCCATACTCAGAGGTCATGACATGGCCAATCGGCTCGCCATCCACGCGCACGATATCACGCTCTTCGCCAATATGGCGGTCGGTGTCGATCTTCACCTTCGCACCGCAGTACGAGAAAATGCCCTCGGTCACCACGGTGACCATATCCACACCTTCAATCTCTTGGCTCACAATGAATGGCGCGGGCTTATAGTCTGGATACGTCGTGCCTGCACCAACAGCCGTTACAAACCGGCGCTGGCCCTTGACCACGTCACCATCCCAGTCGCCGGCCTCATCCCCGGCAAGAAACGGAACAAGCTTCTCGGAGGTGCTTTCAATTACCGTCAACGGATCAAGCCGGACAAGCTCACCGGCATGGTTGGCATAACGGTCACAGGCCCCGGATTTGCCGTCGGCGATAAAACACATCACCGGGCAGGCATCACAGCGGATTTTCTCCGATTTCACTCGCTCACGCTCCATTGCCACCTCCCGTATCGGTTTCTTTCAAAGAAACCGTGAAAAATCCTCCGAGGATTTTTTGCCGACCACCACGCCGACCATCGCGCAGCCAATTTTCCTCAAAGGAAAATTGACCGAATTCTTCGAAAGAATTCGCTGCAAAATCAGCCATGTGCCGCCTCCATTGCTGCCTTGAGCCGCGCCGGCGTCACCGGCAAGCGCCGCATCTGAACACCCGTCGCATCGCGGATCGCATTCAAAATCGACGGCGCCGTCGGGATCAAAACATGCTCGCCCAACCCCTTGGCCCCATAAGGCCCATGCGCATCCGGCTCTTCGATAATCAGCGTCTCAATAGGCGGAATATCTCCAATCGTCGGGATCAGGTAATCATGCAGGTTCTCTGTCCGTCCCGGCAGATATTCCTCCATCAAAGCCATGCCCAGCCCCTGCGCAATACCGCCCTCAACCTGCCCTTCAACCAACAACGGGTTGATCGCCAGACCCAGATCATGCGCCGCGACAAACTTGACCGGCGTCACAGTGCCAAGCGCCAAGTCGACCTCAAGCACACATAAATGCGCCGCATAGCCAAACTGTGCATAAGGCTCGCCCTGCCCGTTGGCATCCAGCGGCTTGGTCGGCGGGTCATAGCTCTCTTCCGAGCGCAACACATACCCCTCGCCGTCCGCCTCCAGCGCCGACAGGAATATCTCATGCTCGCGCTCGCCGTCGCGCACCAACAAGATACCCTCACCCGGTATAATCTCCGCGTCCGGTCCGGCGTTGGCCCGTTGCAGAATATCCGCCCTCAAAGCCTC
This genomic window from Rhodobacteraceae bacterium D3-12 contains:
- a CDS encoding ABC transporter permease; protein product: MGFYIAQLLTGLANASSLFLIACGLSIIFGVTRIVNFAHGSFYMVGAYIAYTLVTTMQGGIFGFWFSVLAAAVIVGVVGLIIEVTILRRIYHAPELFQLVATFGVVLIFQDATLAIWGAEDLLGPRAPGLDRAVRILGEPIPEYDLALIFIGPVVLGAIWLLFKRTRWGVLVRAATQDREMVDALGVNQAWLFSGVFMLGAALAGLGGALQIPREAVSLQMDLSVIGEAFVVVVIGGMGSVSGAFVAAILISVLNAFAILIFPQISIVLPFIVMAAVLIVRPYGLFGKPGSEHGSPEDPEAPLRLLSPRAAMVLMALIFALALSPAVVSEFSTILLVDVMVATLFAVSLHFMMGLGGMVSFGHAAYFGVGAYGAAMAVKFLGFSMVPAMIMGPVAAAAAALFFGWFCVRLSGVYLAMLTLAAAQILWGVTFQWQEFTGGDDGILGVWPAKWAESDQVFFYIAFVLCIGGILFLRRVAHSPFGYGLRGIRDSDVRAEAIGMDVKLHQWMGFTLAGAVAGVAGSVFAFSKGSVFPDALGISQSVDGLIMVLLGGIHALAGPIFGAGAFVLIEDWVSRLDYWRFIFGAIILIVVLVAPDGVAGGVERLLRKLGLRRDAEDAV
- a CDS encoding ABC transporter substrate-binding protein, translating into MRLTKRKLLGALAALPMLGLMSGAVQAQDKIVIGEINSYTRLPAFTEPYKKGWMLAMEEINAAGGVNGKMLEIISRDDTGDPATAIRIAEELTSKEGAVMLFGTFLSNIGLAVADFAKQKEVLFMASEPLSDALVWSKGNKYTYRLRPSTHMQAAMLAEQAAKLGKKKWATVAPNYAYGKDAVKAFKEELTKLQPDVEFVAEQWPPVFKIDAGSTVRALEAAKPDAIYNVTFGGDLAKFVREGSLRFLFEGRSVVSLLSGEPEYLDPLGAEAPEGWIVTGYPAAQIDTEAHKAFRTAYEARWGEIPKTGSIVGYNSVLAIKAALEKAGSTETEALRMAMEGLEIPTSPTGPFMFRAADHQSTMGAYVGLTANKDGKGMMVDWAYADGADYLPSEEEAMKLRPAE
- a CDS encoding amino acid synthesis family protein yields the protein MSAEIRKLVVTVEETRREMGREISPATRKAVAVAVIANPFAGKYVEDLSPLMEIGAELGGVLGERCVAALGIAPEAAESYGKSAMVGENGELEHAAAILHPKLGAPLRQAVEKGAALVPSSKKMGSPGQVLDVPLGHKDAAYVRSHFDGIEVMLNDAPRANEIMVAVAVTDSGRPLPRVGGLEAKDAEGKDGLR
- a CDS encoding amino acid synthesis family protein, encoding MSELVVRKTIEGLEEIWHEGGAPVEVPYRRAWAMAVITNPFAGSYVPDIQPFMEELKPLGVQMAGRLIALLGGAENVEGYGKGAIVGSAGEVEHGALWHAPGGYAMRELLGADRSKAIVPSTKKVGGVGARLDVPVTHVTASYVRSHFDSIEVGCNDAPKADEMALILVMTNGARVHNRAGGLAAADITGEDGLR
- a CDS encoding UPF0280 family protein — translated: MTFHHAILPDGRLHVQHGPIDLIIGAKGARDAAYGAALAAFDGVLEGLVAVLDRLKRDGWYGVRPPLGLNSPVAERMVEAVACHRGFVTPMAAVAGSVADHVLAAMTEVPGLHRAYVNNGGDIALYLVRGEVFRLAIAGLDGTGLGAVEIGARDGIGGVATSGQGGRSLSFGIAESVTVLAKDAAAADVAATLIANAVDLPGHSAIKRVAAEALQDDSDLGERRVVAHVGALDREEVTRALARGAKLAEDMQRQGLIGAAALFLRGQTRIVGQIARTEQRKVEHV